The following are encoded in a window of Sinorhizobium sojae CCBAU 05684 genomic DNA:
- a CDS encoding helix-turn-helix domain-containing protein, producing MAYKTEHITQQLRAAREAQKMSQRELSARSGLTQSHISQIERGTMEPGLGSLVDVARALDLEIVLAPKKLMPAIRNILDSASASSDVLTSDQRKLVGRLERWFAQHRGGFGSASEADTFKDSLALLRHLPLSAEEMDTFNEATARLERWQADPPSRQELSRIAHAVRHLRNAAVHRDRDDAVPRSAYALDEEDDNA from the coding sequence ATGGCATATAAAACGGAGCATATAACGCAGCAGCTGCGCGCTGCGCGCGAAGCGCAGAAAATGAGCCAGCGCGAGCTGAGCGCACGATCGGGCCTGACGCAAAGCCATATTTCTCAGATAGAACGGGGCACCATGGAGCCCGGACTTGGCAGCCTAGTGGATGTGGCGCGCGCGCTCGACCTCGAGATAGTCCTTGCCCCGAAAAAACTGATGCCGGCAATCCGCAATATCCTCGATAGTGCATCGGCATCGAGTGATGTCCTGACATCCGACCAGCGCAAACTGGTGGGGCGCCTTGAGCGGTGGTTTGCGCAGCACAGGGGCGGGTTCGGTAGTGCTTCCGAGGCAGATACATTCAAAGATAGCCTCGCGCTCTTACGGCATCTTCCTCTGTCGGCCGAGGAGATGGACACATTCAACGAGGCGACTGCACGCCTCGAACGGTGGCAGGCTGATCCTCCATCCCGTCAGGAACTGAGCAGGATCGCACATGCCGTAAGACACCTACGCAACGCCGCGGTGCACCGCGACCGTGACGACGCGGTCCCTCGCTCGGCCTATGCGCTGGATGAGGAAGACGATAATGCCTAA
- a CDS encoding DUF2867 domain-containing protein — translation MRPRRATVRLPNAWLPGADWADRYEVLVLSERMTAAEAAWRVLGSAPRWVRNLLCFRNRLVPLIGLNATADTRHSDLVASLPLMHSDDSQTVFGYDDHHLLFRLVVDVREGPADSQVVGMTTLVRRRSLLGRLYLAAAIPFHKAIIPSLLTAIERPG, via the coding sequence ATGAGACCACGAAGGGCCACCGTAAGACTGCCGAACGCCTGGCTTCCGGGAGCTGATTGGGCTGATCGCTACGAAGTCCTCGTCTTGTCCGAACGGATGACAGCGGCTGAGGCCGCCTGGCGAGTGCTTGGGAGTGCACCCCGCTGGGTGCGAAACCTTCTGTGCTTTCGAAACCGCCTCGTGCCTTTGATCGGTCTGAACGCAACCGCGGATACGAGGCATTCCGACCTGGTCGCCAGCCTCCCACTCATGCACAGCGACGACAGCCAAACAGTGTTCGGCTATGATGACCATCACCTGCTTTTTCGCCTGGTCGTGGATGTCCGTGAAGGGCCGGCTGATAGCCAGGTCGTTGGAATGACCACCCTGGTGCGCCGCAGAAGTCTTTTGGGCCGGCTCTATCTTGCCGCTGCCATTCCCTTTCATAAGGCGATTATCCCGTCCTTGCTGACGGCGATTGAACGACCCGGCTAA
- the nifK gene encoding nitrogenase molybdenum-iron protein subunit beta — translation MPQSAEKILDHAPLFREPEYRQMLAEKKLNFECPHPERLVTDQREYSKGWEYREKNLAREALVVNPAKACQPLGAVFAAAGFERTMSFVHGSQGCVAYYRSHLSRHFKEPASAVSSSMTEDAAVFGGLKNLVDGLANTYALYDPKMIAVSTTCMAEVIGDDLHGFIENAKSEGAVPPEFDVPFAHTPAFVGSHVDGYDSMVKGILEHFWKGQARTQAAGTINIIPGFDGFCVGNNRELQRLLTLMGVSYTFIQDASDQFDTPSDGEYRMYDGGTTIKALRAALNAEATLSLQHYNSRKTLEYCREVGQATAVFHYPLGINATDAFLMKVSAISGREIPETIRLERGRLVDAMADSQSWLHGKTYAIYGDPDFVYAMARFVMETGGEPRHCLATNGTAAWQAEMTELLASSPFGKQAKVWPGKDLWALRSLLFTEPVDLLIGNSYGKYLERDTGTPLIRLMFPIFDRHHHHRFPLMGYQGGLRLLTTILDTIFDRLDRETMQTAVTDYSYDLTR, via the coding sequence ATGCCGCAATCGGCTGAGAAGATACTCGACCATGCGCCGCTGTTTCGCGAGCCGGAATACCGGCAGATGCTCGCGGAGAAGAAGCTGAACTTCGAATGTCCGCACCCCGAACGGCTCGTCACGGACCAGCGCGAATACAGCAAGGGCTGGGAATATCGCGAGAAAAACCTCGCCCGCGAGGCGCTCGTCGTCAACCCCGCCAAGGCCTGTCAACCGTTGGGGGCGGTGTTCGCAGCCGCCGGCTTCGAGCGGACGATGTCGTTCGTCCATGGCAGTCAGGGCTGCGTGGCCTATTATCGCTCGCACTTGTCGCGCCACTTCAAGGAGCCGGCTTCGGCCGTTTCGTCCTCGATGACCGAGGATGCGGCGGTGTTCGGCGGCCTGAAGAACCTGGTCGACGGGCTCGCCAATACCTACGCGCTCTACGATCCGAAGATGATTGCCGTCTCCACCACCTGTATGGCCGAGGTCATCGGCGACGACCTGCATGGCTTCATTGAGAACGCCAAGAGCGAAGGCGCAGTCCCGCCCGAATTCGACGTGCCGTTCGCTCACACGCCCGCCTTCGTCGGCAGCCATGTCGACGGCTATGACAGCATGGTCAAGGGCATCCTGGAGCACTTCTGGAAGGGCCAGGCGCGCACGCAAGCGGCCGGCACGATCAACATCATCCCGGGCTTCGACGGCTTTTGCGTCGGCAACAACCGCGAGCTCCAGCGCCTGCTCACCCTGATGGGCGTGTCCTACACCTTCATCCAGGATGCCTCCGACCAGTTCGATACGCCGTCCGACGGCGAATACCGCATGTATGACGGGGGCACGACGATCAAGGCGCTGAGGGCGGCACTCAATGCCGAGGCGACGCTGTCGCTGCAGCACTACAACAGCCGCAAGACGCTCGAATATTGCCGGGAGGTCGGTCAGGCCACCGCCGTCTTCCATTACCCGCTCGGGATCAACGCCACCGACGCGTTCCTGATGAAGGTGTCGGCGATTTCCGGCCGGGAAATCCCCGAGACGATACGCCTGGAACGCGGCCGGCTGGTCGACGCCATGGCCGACAGCCAATCCTGGCTGCATGGCAAGACATACGCGATCTACGGCGATCCGGACTTCGTCTACGCCATGGCCCGCTTCGTCATGGAGACCGGCGGCGAGCCGCGGCATTGCCTCGCCACCAACGGCACGGCGGCCTGGCAGGCCGAGATGACCGAGCTGCTCGCCTCTTCTCCCTTCGGCAAGCAGGCAAAGGTCTGGCCGGGAAAGGATCTCTGGGCCTTGCGCTCGCTGCTCTTCACCGAGCCGGTCGACCTGCTGATCGGCAATTCCTACGGCAAGTATCTCGAGCGCGATACCGGCACGCCGCTGATCCGGCTGATGTTCCCGATCTTCGACCGCCACCACCACCACCGCTTTCCGCTCATGGGCTACCAGGGCGGCCTGCGCCTGCTGACGACGATCCTCGACACGATCTTCGACCGCCTCGATCGCGAAACGATGCAGACGGCGGTGACCGATTATTCCTATGACCTGACCCGCTAG
- a CDS encoding transcriptional repressor TraM: MNDMGSSEVNDESKEKEARYSVMTKSELEALAVSAIREHRRLLWADQAVYEEWLRASDDPSISGPVLQTLQDEYVARQKRSEAQQEELSDILDALGFVPDVPFDDDN, translated from the coding sequence ATGAACGATATGGGCTCATCCGAGGTGAACGACGAAAGCAAGGAGAAAGAAGCGCGCTACAGTGTCATGACCAAGTCAGAGCTTGAGGCACTGGCAGTTTCCGCGATTCGCGAACACCGCCGGCTCCTCTGGGCCGATCAGGCCGTTTACGAGGAGTGGTTGCGCGCAAGCGACGATCCGTCGATTTCCGGTCCGGTCCTCCAGACGCTCCAGGATGAGTACGTTGCACGCCAGAAGAGGTCGGAGGCCCAACAGGAGGAGCTATCGGACATTCTGGACGCGCTTGGCTTTGTGCCCGACGTGCCTTTCGACGATGACAACTAG
- the trbH gene encoding conjugal transfer protein TrbH, whose product MRKLLISFVTVAILSGCQTAEDGLTTSSTPTTVTGPAASAIAGDMASRLAEQIGPSATTTIKIEKDSSDFASALEAALKGWGYTVVTDGKVGRVGKDVKLVELGYSIDGVDGQVLARLSTPSIALGRAYSATAAGAVPASPLSIMQRN is encoded by the coding sequence ATGCGGAAGCTTCTGATCTCCTTCGTTACGGTGGCTATTCTTTCCGGCTGCCAAACGGCCGAGGACGGGCTGACGACCAGTTCCACGCCAACCACCGTCACCGGGCCCGCGGCGAGCGCGATTGCCGGCGATATGGCAAGCCGGCTCGCCGAGCAGATCGGCCCGTCTGCGACGACGACCATCAAGATCGAAAAAGACTCGTCGGATTTCGCGAGCGCGCTTGAGGCGGCGCTGAAAGGCTGGGGCTATACGGTCGTGACTGATGGCAAGGTCGGCAGGGTCGGCAAGGACGTGAAACTGGTCGAGCTCGGCTATTCGATCGACGGTGTTGACGGTCAGGTGCTCGCGCGACTTTCGACGCCCTCTATCGCGCTTGGCCGGGCCTACTCGGCAACGGCAGCGGGTGCTGTGCCGGCAAGTCCGCTTTCCATCATGCAGCGCAACTGA
- the nifH gene encoding nitrogenase iron protein — MAGLRQIAFYGKGGIGKSTTSQNTLAALVDLGQKILIVGCDPKADSTRLILNAKAQDTVLHLAAKEGSVEDLEVEDVLKVGYKGIKCVESGGPEPGVGCAGRGVITSINFLEENGAYDDVDYVSYDVLGDVVCGGFAMPIRENKAQEIYIVMSGEMMALYAANNIAKGILKYAHSGGVRLGGLICNERQTDRELDLAEALAAKLNSRLIHFVPRDNIVQHAELRKMTVIQYAPESQQAAEYRALADKIHANSGQGTVPTPITMEELEDMLLDFGVMKTDEQMLAELQAKEAAAAAQ, encoded by the coding sequence ATGGCAGGTCTGCGTCAAATCGCGTTTTACGGCAAGGGCGGTATCGGCAAGTCCACCACCTCGCAGAACACGCTCGCCGCCCTTGTCGACCTCGGGCAGAAGATCCTCATCGTCGGCTGCGATCCCAAGGCCGACTCCACCCGGCTCATCCTCAACGCGAAGGCGCAGGACACGGTCCTGCATCTGGCGGCCAAGGAGGGATCGGTGGAAGATCTCGAGGTCGAGGACGTGCTCAAGGTCGGCTACAAGGGCATCAAATGCGTCGAGTCCGGCGGCCCCGAACCGGGCGTCGGCTGCGCCGGCCGCGGCGTCATCACCTCGATCAACTTCCTGGAGGAAAATGGCGCCTATGACGATGTCGACTACGTCTCCTACGACGTGCTGGGCGACGTGGTGTGCGGCGGCTTCGCGATGCCGATCCGCGAGAACAAGGCGCAGGAAATCTACATCGTCATGTCCGGCGAGATGATGGCGCTCTATGCCGCCAACAACATCGCCAAGGGGATCCTCAAATACGCCCATTCGGGCGGCGTGCGGCTCGGCGGGCTGATTTGCAACGAGCGCCAGACGGACCGCGAGCTCGATCTCGCCGAGGCGCTGGCGGCCAAGCTCAATTCCAGGCTCATCCACTTCGTGCCGCGCGACAACATCGTCCAGCACGCCGAGCTCAGGAAGATGACGGTGATCCAGTATGCCCCGGAGTCGCAACAGGCTGCGGAGTATCGCGCGCTGGCCGACAAGATCCATGCCAATTCCGGCCAGGGCACCGTCCCGACCCCGATCACCATGGAGGAGCTGGAGGACATGCTGCTCGATTTCGGCGTCATGAAGACCGACGAGCAGATGCTTGCCGAACTTCAGGCCAAGGAAGCGGCGGCAGCGGCCCAGTGA
- the trbG gene encoding P-type conjugative transfer protein TrbG, giving the protein MHRTGLIAAAGCLATLVFASAAEAQSMTTNEVKGTSISRKWRGTAGLVTTGPDGKVIFLYGETQPSVVCSPLQVCDIELQGGEIVRDVLVGDSVRWKVEPATSGAIGGQAIHLIVKPSEPGLVTSMVVTTSRRTYHIQLKSHPSQYMARVGFEYTEDVSTKLADINSRLETGGIPGTAPDKPNFSYSVSGSAPWKPKRVYSDGAKTYVQFSKSISGQDAPVLFVVSGGQNRIVNYRMKNDMMIVDYAVDKAILVSGVGWRQQKITIRRGG; this is encoded by the coding sequence ATGCACAGAACCGGATTGATCGCAGCCGCCGGCTGCCTGGCAACACTCGTCTTTGCGAGCGCCGCTGAAGCGCAGAGCATGACCACCAATGAGGTGAAGGGCACCAGTATTTCGAGGAAATGGCGCGGCACGGCCGGGTTGGTGACGACTGGTCCCGACGGCAAGGTCATCTTCCTGTACGGCGAGACGCAGCCGTCGGTCGTCTGCTCGCCCTTGCAGGTCTGCGATATCGAATTGCAAGGCGGCGAAATCGTCCGTGACGTTCTCGTTGGCGATAGCGTGCGCTGGAAGGTCGAACCTGCGACATCGGGTGCCATAGGCGGGCAGGCGATCCACCTGATCGTCAAGCCATCGGAGCCCGGACTTGTGACCTCGATGGTGGTCACGACGTCGCGCCGCACCTATCACATCCAGCTGAAATCCCATCCGAGCCAGTATATGGCCCGGGTCGGTTTCGAGTATACGGAGGACGTTTCGACGAAGCTTGCTGACATCAATTCAAGGCTCGAGACCGGCGGCATTCCAGGAACGGCACCCGACAAGCCGAACTTCTCCTACTCGGTCAGCGGGAGCGCGCCGTGGAAGCCGAAACGGGTCTATTCGGACGGCGCAAAAACCTACGTCCAATTCTCGAAATCGATCTCCGGACAGGACGCGCCGGTGCTCTTCGTCGTCAGCGGCGGCCAAAACCGCATCGTCAACTACCGCATGAAGAATGACATGATGATCGTGGACTACGCGGTCGACAAGGCGATCCTCGTCTCCGGCGTCGGCTGGCGGCAGCAGAAGATCACTATTCGGCGGGGAGGCTGA
- the nifD gene encoding nitrogenase molybdenum-iron protein alpha chain, giving the protein MSLDYENDSALHQELITQVLSQYPHKAAKRRQKHLSVASDREAVGEEGETLSECDVKSNIKSIPGVMTIRGCAYAGSKGVVWGPVKDMVHISHGPVGCGQYSWSQRRNYYVGTTGVDTFVTMQFTSDFQEKDIVFGGDKKLEQVIDEIEELFPLNNGITIQSECPIGLIGDDIEAVSRKKAVEHETTIVPVRCEGFRGVSQSLGHHIANDAIRDWVFDKADDKTDVEFETGPYDVNVIGDYNIGGDAWASRILLEEIGLRVVGNWSGDATLAEVERAPRAKLNLIHCYRSMNYICRHMEERYAIPWMEYNFFGPSQIEASLRKIARHFGPTIEERAERVIAKYRPLVDAVIDKYWPRLQGKRVMLYVGGLRPRHVITAYEDLGMQIVGTGYEFAHNDDYQRTGHYVKTGTLIYDDATSYELDTFIERIRPDLVGSGIKEKYPVQKMGIPFRQMHSWDYSGPYHGYDGFAIFARDMDLAINNPVWDLYDAPWKKMTVPTAAVAAE; this is encoded by the coding sequence ATGAGCCTCGATTACGAGAATGACAGTGCGCTCCATCAGGAGCTGATCACGCAAGTGCTGTCGCAGTACCCACACAAGGCGGCCAAGCGTCGCCAAAAGCACCTCAGTGTCGCATCGGACCGCGAGGCGGTCGGGGAGGAGGGCGAGACCCTCTCCGAATGCGACGTGAAGTCGAACATCAAGTCGATCCCCGGGGTGATGACGATCCGCGGCTGCGCCTATGCGGGCTCGAAGGGCGTGGTCTGGGGCCCGGTCAAGGATATGGTCCACATCTCGCACGGCCCGGTTGGCTGCGGTCAGTATTCCTGGTCGCAGCGCCGCAACTATTATGTCGGCACCACCGGCGTCGACACCTTCGTGACGATGCAGTTCACCTCCGACTTTCAGGAGAAGGACATCGTCTTTGGTGGCGACAAGAAGCTGGAACAGGTCATCGACGAGATCGAGGAGCTGTTTCCCCTCAACAACGGCATCACCATCCAGTCCGAATGTCCGATCGGCCTGATTGGCGACGACATCGAAGCGGTGTCGCGCAAGAAGGCCGTCGAACACGAAACGACGATCGTGCCGGTGCGCTGCGAAGGCTTCCGCGGCGTCTCGCAGTCGCTCGGCCATCACATCGCCAACGACGCCATCCGCGACTGGGTGTTCGACAAGGCGGACGACAAGACGGACGTCGAGTTCGAAACCGGTCCCTACGATGTCAACGTCATCGGCGATTACAACATCGGCGGCGACGCCTGGGCGTCGCGCATCCTGCTCGAGGAGATCGGGCTGCGCGTCGTCGGCAACTGGTCGGGCGACGCCACGCTCGCGGAAGTGGAGCGGGCCCCCAGGGCCAAGCTCAACCTCATCCACTGCTACCGGTCGATGAACTACATCTGCCGGCACATGGAGGAAAGATACGCCATCCCCTGGATGGAATACAACTTCTTCGGCCCCTCCCAGATCGAAGCCTCTCTGCGCAAGATAGCCAGGCATTTCGGCCCGACGATCGAAGAACGGGCCGAGAGGGTCATCGCCAAGTACCGGCCGCTGGTCGACGCCGTGATCGACAAGTACTGGCCGCGCCTCCAGGGCAAGCGAGTGATGCTCTATGTCGGTGGTTTGCGCCCCCGCCACGTCATCACCGCCTATGAGGACCTCGGCATGCAGATCGTCGGCACCGGCTACGAATTCGCCCACAACGACGACTATCAGCGCACCGGCCACTACGTGAAGACGGGCACGCTGATCTATGACGACGCGACCAGTTACGAACTGGACACGTTCATCGAGCGGATCCGCCCCGATCTGGTCGGCTCCGGCATCAAGGAGAAGTATCCGGTGCAGAAGATGGGCATCCCGTTTCGCCAGATGCACTCCTGGGATTATTCCGGCCCCTATCACGGCTATGACGGCTTCGCCATCTTCGCCCGCGACATGGATCTCGCCATCAACAATCCGGTCTGGGATCTTTACGACGCGCCCTGGAAGAAAATGACCGTGCCGACGGCCGCAGTTGCAGCCGAATGA
- a CDS encoding conjugal transfer protein TrbF — MAANRAPENPYLAARQEWTERYGSYVRAAAAWRTVGILGLAMAVIGFGYAMYLSTEVKLVPYIVQVDKLGTSVTTGFPEQIEYADVRVVRATLGNFVTSFRSITPDAAVQKQYIDRTYALLRTSHPSTEKINAWFRGNSPFEKAKTATVAIEVNNIVALSNQTYQIDWTEYERDRKGKEIGTRRFRGIATVTLTAPQDEATIRLNPIGLYVRDFDWTAQL; from the coding sequence ATGGCAGCGAACCGCGCCCCCGAAAACCCCTATCTTGCCGCGCGGCAGGAATGGACGGAACGATACGGATCCTATGTGCGAGCCGCCGCGGCATGGCGCACAGTCGGCATTCTGGGCCTGGCCATGGCCGTAATCGGTTTCGGATATGCTATGTATCTCAGCACCGAGGTCAAGCTCGTGCCTTACATCGTCCAGGTCGACAAGCTTGGCACGTCGGTCACGACCGGTTTCCCCGAACAGATTGAATATGCGGATGTGCGGGTAGTGCGCGCCACGCTCGGCAATTTCGTGACCAGCTTCCGTTCGATCACGCCGGACGCCGCGGTGCAGAAACAATATATCGACCGCACCTACGCGCTCCTTCGGACCTCGCATCCATCGACGGAGAAGATCAACGCCTGGTTCCGAGGCAATTCGCCATTCGAGAAGGCGAAAACCGCAACGGTCGCGATCGAAGTCAACAACATCGTGGCGCTCTCAAACCAGACCTATCAGATCGACTGGACCGAATACGAACGGGACCGCAAGGGCAAGGAGATCGGCACGCGCCGGTTCCGGGGCATCGCGACGGTGACACTCACCGCGCCGCAGGACGAGGCAACCATCCGCCTCAATCCAATCGGCCTTTATGTCCGGGATTTTGACTGGACAGCGCAGCTTTAA
- a CDS encoding IS6 family transposase, producing MSEVARDPLYRRHRYPAEIIAHAVWLYFRFPLSLRMVEDMLASRGIIVTHQTIRSWAEKFGRHFAREIKRRSAGCLGDKWHLDECVVAINGKKQWLWRAVDQDGFVLEVLVQSRRNAKAAKRLMRKLLKAQGRTPRVMITDKLRSYDAARRDLMPGVEHRSHKGLNNRAENSHQPTRRRERTMKRFKSARQLQRFVSIHDPIANLFHFPRNTLSSAQHQDLRNAAMQIWSKIACVAAA from the coding sequence ATGTCAGAAGTTGCTCGTGATCCGCTTTATCGTCGCCACCGCTATCCCGCTGAGATCATTGCGCACGCGGTATGGCTCTACTTTCGCTTTCCGCTCAGCCTGCGCATGGTTGAGGACATGCTGGCGTCCCGCGGCATCATCGTCACGCATCAGACCATTCGAAGCTGGGCGGAGAAATTCGGACGGCATTTCGCCCGGGAGATCAAGCGACGGTCAGCCGGCTGCCTGGGCGACAAATGGCATCTCGACGAATGTGTGGTGGCCATCAATGGCAAGAAGCAGTGGCTCTGGCGTGCCGTCGATCAGGACGGCTTCGTCCTCGAAGTGCTGGTGCAAAGCCGCCGAAATGCCAAGGCGGCAAAGCGCCTGATGCGCAAGTTGCTGAAGGCTCAAGGGCGGACACCACGGGTCATGATCACCGACAAGCTCCGGTCCTATGATGCCGCCAGGCGCGACCTCATGCCCGGTGTCGAACACCGGTCGCACAAAGGCCTAAATAATCGAGCGGAAAATTCGCACCAGCCGACCCGACGACGCGAAAGGACCATGAAACGCTTCAAGTCGGCACGCCAGCTTCAGCGGTTCGTTTCCATCCATGATCCGATTGCCAACCTGTTCCACTTTCCCCGCAATACGCTGTCATCGGCTCAACATCAAGACCTGCGTAACGCCGCCATGCAAATCTGGAGCAAAATCGCGTGTGTCGCCGCAGCCTGA
- a CDS encoding DUF5372 family protein: protein MASRPWLSFKSRTAVRTDTQARIEFEVTHPFHPWRGQRFVLSTRKQNWGEDRVMFYDADGRLRSLLASWTDVAAPDVFIEIAAGRSFVRPDDLATLAALIEQIERSHGG from the coding sequence ATGGCCTCTCGACCTTGGCTTTCTTTCAAGTCCAGGACTGCAGTTCGTACTGACACTCAAGCGCGTATAGAATTCGAGGTCACGCACCCGTTCCATCCGTGGCGCGGCCAGCGCTTCGTGTTGTCGACACGCAAGCAGAACTGGGGCGAGGACCGCGTCATGTTCTACGACGCGGATGGGCGGCTTCGCTCTCTGCTTGCGTCATGGACGGACGTCGCTGCCCCCGATGTTTTCATTGAGATCGCGGCCGGTAGGTCGTTCGTGCGTCCAGATGATCTGGCAACCCTGGCGGCATTGATCGAGCAAATCGAGCGCAGCCATGGCGGCTGA
- a CDS encoding type II toxin-antitoxin system HipA family toxin, whose translation MPKVTVLDVRLYGEPVSTLTNLQDGRTIFAFNEAYIEDEKRRTLSLSLKDPFGALITKFRPYNMVVPPFFSNLLPEGPLRKYLADRAGVKPSREFFLLWMLGRDLPGAVTVHPSEGDDAPPDDEQAIVEARPNALRFSLAGVQLKFSAFKNDKKGGGLTIPAEGTGGSWIVKLPSQQYSGVPENEFAMMTIARMMGMDVPELQLVDLDAVSGLPQGVGELHGQALAIKRFDRTPEGAVHIEDFAQVFGVFPDHKYDKGNYRMIGRVLGIETSTADVAEFIRRLVFSTLIGNGDMHLKNWSLIYPDRRTPALSPAYDLLSTIPYIEGEDTAALNFSRTKKMAALSKDELAHLAAKAELSEKLVIDTARETVERFRAVWEAEKKNLPMAAKVADTIDTHAPTVELYREFAK comes from the coding sequence ATGCCTAAGGTCACGGTACTCGATGTCAGGCTGTATGGGGAACCGGTTTCGACCCTGACGAATCTGCAGGACGGGCGCACCATCTTCGCGTTCAACGAGGCTTATATCGAAGACGAAAAGCGGCGGACGCTTAGCCTGTCCCTGAAAGACCCGTTCGGGGCGCTCATCACGAAGTTCAGGCCGTACAATATGGTGGTCCCTCCCTTCTTCTCGAACCTACTGCCGGAAGGACCGCTGCGCAAATACCTCGCTGATCGTGCGGGTGTGAAGCCGTCGCGTGAATTCTTCCTGCTCTGGATGCTCGGCCGCGACCTGCCTGGGGCTGTGACGGTGCATCCCTCCGAAGGGGATGACGCGCCTCCGGATGACGAGCAGGCTATCGTCGAAGCGCGGCCGAACGCGCTGCGCTTTTCGCTGGCAGGTGTGCAGCTGAAGTTCTCGGCCTTTAAGAACGACAAAAAGGGCGGCGGCTTGACCATTCCGGCCGAGGGCACGGGTGGCTCGTGGATCGTGAAGCTGCCGTCTCAGCAATATAGCGGCGTGCCCGAGAATGAGTTCGCGATGATGACCATCGCCCGCATGATGGGTATGGACGTGCCTGAGCTCCAGCTGGTTGATCTCGACGCCGTAAGCGGCCTGCCGCAGGGGGTGGGTGAACTGCACGGGCAGGCGCTGGCGATCAAGCGTTTTGACCGCACGCCGGAGGGAGCGGTGCATATCGAGGACTTTGCGCAAGTCTTCGGCGTCTTTCCCGACCACAAATACGATAAGGGCAATTACCGGATGATCGGCCGCGTGCTGGGGATCGAAACCAGCACGGCCGACGTGGCGGAATTCATCCGGCGTCTAGTCTTCAGCACGCTAATCGGCAATGGCGACATGCACCTGAAGAACTGGTCGCTCATCTATCCTGATCGCCGCACCCCTGCGCTCTCGCCAGCGTATGACTTGTTGTCGACTATCCCTTACATCGAGGGGGAAGATACGGCGGCGCTCAATTTCTCCCGCACAAAAAAGATGGCGGCGCTGTCGAAGGACGAGCTGGCGCATCTGGCTGCGAAAGCGGAGCTTTCCGAAAAGCTGGTGATCGACACGGCGCGCGAGACGGTTGAACGTTTTAGGGCGGTATGGGAGGCGGAAAAGAAAAATCTGCCGATGGCCGCCAAGGTCGCCGACACGATCGATACGCACGCACCGACGGTCGAGCTGTACCGTGAGTTCGCGAAGTAG